AATCCGTAAAAGGCAAATAGATATTAAACTCTGTATGGCCTGGCCAACTGTCACAATCAATGTGGCCGTCATGTTGGTCAACCAAGGTTTGCGCTATCGATAAACCAAGCCCTGATCCATTTTCTTTGTTGGTGATCATTGGGTAGAACAAGGTTTCACGTAAACTCTTGTCTATACCTGGGCCGTTATCTGAAATTTGTATCAGCAAGGTCTTTTTCGGTGCTTTACCAGGGCGTCTGTGTTGATGATTGATGCGGGTTTTTATTCTTATCTCACCACCATCAACGAGTGCCTGTTGTGCATTACGAATAATGTTCAGTACCACTTGTTGAATTTTACTTTGATCGATGTATACGCTTGGTATACTTGGATCATAGTCTTTCACTAAAGTGATATTGGCATTGTTGTCTAACATGCTCAGTTTAATCACTGACTCTAAAGCTTGGTGAATATTGCCATAAGATTTATGTGGCAATTGATTCGGACCAAGTAAACGGTCTACAAGCTCGCGTAAACGGTCGGCTTGTTCAATGATTAATTCAGCACATTGATCTCGTTCTTGCTGATCAACCTCATACTGCAATAATTGCGCCGCTCCGCGAATTCCACCTAAAGGATTTTTAATTTCGTGTGCTAAACCACGAATTAAGTTTCGTGCAGCTTGATATTGATGCATTTGATTAGAGGCTTGATCGTGACGGATTTCATCATCCATTTGACGGCATTCGAACAATATATAGTGACTATCGTTGTGACTTATACGTCGTGTACTAATGGTCAATTTTGCATGACGAGAATCAACGAACACTACGTCAGCTCTATGCTGATGGCAATCGACACCATCGAATAATGAATA
The nucleotide sequence above comes from Pseudoalteromonas shioyasakiensis. Encoded proteins:
- the glnL gene encoding nitrogen regulation protein NR(II), translating into MLSDTHFNSELLDSIWKNLSTAVILLDHDFKLVYANDSASELLGLGPKRIINQPFDNLFNYHSIDLKRIAQYSLFDGVDCHQHRADVVFVDSRHAKLTISTRRISHNDSHYILFECRQMDDEIRHDQASNQMHQYQAARNLIRGLAHEIKNPLGGIRGAAQLLQYEVDQQERDQCAELIIEQADRLRELVDRLLGPNQLPHKSYGNIHQALESVIKLSMLDNNANITLVKDYDPSIPSVYIDQSKIQQVVLNIIRNAQQALVDGGEIRIKTRINHQHRRPGKAPKKTLLIQISDNGPGIDKSLRETLFYPMITNKENGSGLGLSIAQTLVDQHDGHIDCDSWPGHTEFNIYLPFTD